DNA from Bacillota bacterium:
GATGAGGTTCAAAAAATCACAGATAAATTTATAGAAAAAATTGATGAAGTATTTAAAGAAAAAGAAAAAGACGTTATGAGTATATAAGACTAGAAATAGTCTTATATTTTATTTTAACACATTTTGTCTTCGTTATAAAATGATAGAAAAAATCAAAGAAATAGTGTATAATTGTTATGAGAAAGCGGTGATACCATGCTTTTTAAAAAAAACAATAAATCCATCACAATTCCCAAACACATTGCGATTATACTAGATGGGAATGGAAGATGGGCAAAACAAAGAGGAATGCCAAGAACGTTTGGGCATCAAGTTGGTATTGAAAACATTCGAAAAATAGCACTGGTTGCTTCTGATTTAGGAATAAAGGTCTTAAGTGTGTTTGCATTTTCAACTGAAAATTGGAAACGACCAACAGATGAAGTCGAATTTTTAATGAAAATGCCAAGTGAATTTGAAAAAAGATTTAAAGACGATTTCAAACAATATGATATTAAAGTTGTATTTACGGGAAGAACCAATCATTTAAGTCTTGAAAATCAAGAGATACTTAATCGCATCACTTCGCTTTCAAAAGATCGAAGTGGAATGATTTTAAATATTTGTTTTGATTATGGATCTTATGATGAGTTAACCGAAGCAGTAAAACAAATTTCTTTTGAAGTAAAAGAAAATCAAT
Protein-coding regions in this window:
- a CDS encoding isoprenyl transferase, with protein sequence MLFKKNNKSITIPKHIAIILDGNGRWAKQRGMPRTFGHQVGIENIRKIALVASDLGIKVLSVFAFSTENWKRPTDEVEFLMKMPSEFEKRFKDDFKQYDIKVVFTGRTNHLSLENQEILNRITSLSKDRSGMILNICFDYGSYDELTEAVKQISFEVKENQLTIEEITEQTVTNHLYTKDLLPLDLLIRPSGEIRLSNFMLWQAAYAELYFCKTYWPSFSKKDLILAIKAYNSRERRYGGLKG